A region of Thiofilum sp. DNA encodes the following proteins:
- a CDS encoding phosphoribosyltransferase has protein sequence MKKHFLDEETLLLDAFRLGVKIYESGFRPTFIVALWRGGSTVGIYVQECLQTLGVKTDHIALRTSYRGLPHYQNMVNSPDTEIRVHGTQYLMENLNIHDKLLIVDDVFSTGLSVQAVLTRLSTHLKRNMPSDVRIATPWYRPTFNKTDLQPDYYLHTTEDWLVFPYEMSGLSMDEIEQHKPFLIPLMNEVRIHETDD, from the coding sequence ATGAAAAAACATTTTCTAGATGAAGAAACTCTGCTCCTCGATGCGTTTCGTTTAGGGGTCAAAATTTATGAAAGTGGTTTTCGTCCGACCTTTATCGTCGCACTCTGGCGTGGCGGGAGTACGGTGGGGATTTATGTGCAGGAATGTTTGCAAACCTTAGGAGTGAAAACGGATCATATTGCGCTACGCACTTCGTATCGGGGTTTGCCGCATTATCAAAATATGGTCAATTCGCCTGATACTGAGATTCGGGTGCATGGCACGCAGTATTTGATGGAAAACTTGAATATTCATGACAAGCTTTTGATTGTCGATGATGTGTTTAGTACCGGATTGAGTGTGCAGGCGGTGTTGACTCGGTTGAGTACGCATTTAAAACGCAATATGCCGAGTGATGTGCGCATTGCGACCCCTTGGTATCGCCCGACCTTTAATAAAACCGATTTGCAACCGGATTATTATCTGCATACGACTGAGGATTGGTTGGTGTTTCCGTATGAGATGAGTGGCTTGAGTATGGATGAGATTGAACAGCATAAGCCGTTTTTGATTCCACTCATGAATGAAGTGCGGATTCATGAGACGGATGATTAG
- a CDS encoding carboxypeptidase-like regulatory domain-containing protein: MYHDSVELAYWLPPETGTQTYYLQISPAPGTATHNNLANGYWVSVYPTNAPQDAVIQGVIRNKAGTPLAGVKVYTLDNQQYTTQADGRYELKLRAGSTSLIADASGYQALTLQLNPKAGESLSQDLTLTVKNATDPDDPTLNPQTQVPIVQVGKLLKTEYPITYTGALVVQALQLNLADQEAVLSQLSIKGSGSGHEVTDLKGVKLYHDINQNQQVDAEDSQLGATQTYQADNGTLSFILAQPYALSKGTQQLIVNYER; the protein is encoded by the coding sequence GTGTACCATGACAGTGTAGAACTAGCCTATTGGTTACCCCCTGAAACAGGAACACAGACCTACTACCTACAAATCAGCCCTGCACCGGGCACGGCAACCCACAACAATCTGGCTAATGGCTATTGGGTCAGCGTCTACCCCACCAACGCTCCACAAGATGCCGTCATCCAAGGCGTTATTCGTAATAAAGCAGGTACTCCCCTAGCTGGAGTCAAGGTCTATACCCTCGACAACCAACAATATACCACCCAAGCCGACGGACGTTATGAACTCAAACTCCGAGCCGGTAGCACGAGCCTCATAGCCGACGCCAGTGGCTATCAAGCCTTGACCCTACAACTCAATCCTAAAGCAGGAGAGAGCTTGAGCCAAGACCTCACGTTGACCGTGAAAAATGCCACTGACCCTGATGACCCGACCCTCAATCCCCAAACACAAGTGCCTATTGTTCAAGTAGGCAAACTACTCAAGACAGAGTACCCGATCACCTATACCGGTGCTCTAGTGGTTCAAGCCTTACAACTCAACCTAGCCGATCAAGAAGCTGTTCTCTCCCAACTGAGCATCAAAGGCAGTGGGTCTGGACATGAAGTCACGGATCTGAAAGGGGTAAAGCTCTACCATGATATCAACCAGAACCAGCAAGTGGATGCAGAGGATAGTCAGTTAGGGGCGACCCAGACGTATCAGGCGGACAATGGCACGCTCTCTTTTATCTTGGCTCAGCCTTATGCTCTAAGCAAGGGCACTCAACAACTTATCGTCAACTATGAAAGATAA
- a CDS encoding HD domain-containing phosphohydrolase, producing MTTLVSKVLPALYRALDMVIFVRQPDGLFQVVSDSPVWIQLWLKLAQQSQGYALTEVFSYLHYFMPDAERHWEHAGTNPLRSGPWIEIDELQRELVLEASAVWVEGKPILFIQRMGEDYYQEVARLQLMRNGLLVREELEAEVQRRTLQIKQREEEIALKLVSLTSFRDEETGAHVRRIGLYAATMAKALNWSQDKVDDIRIAAPMHDIGKIGVPDRILLKAGKLTEAEFSIMKRHTEIGAKMLENSRISSLDMAADIALCHHERWDGSGYPLGLSGHDIPIAARITTIVDVYDALVHERVYKLALSEEETIALMLEQKGKHFDPELLDLFMELLPVMRRIRCQVQEIDDLIVRAE from the coding sequence ATGACTACGCTCGTATCAAAAGTGTTACCCGCCCTTTATCGCGCCTTAGACATGGTAATATTCGTGCGCCAGCCGGATGGTTTATTTCAAGTCGTTTCAGACTCACCCGTTTGGATACAATTATGGCTGAAGTTAGCTCAACAGTCTCAAGGTTATGCCTTAACGGAAGTATTTTCCTATTTGCATTATTTCATGCCGGATGCTGAGCGGCATTGGGAGCATGCGGGTACTAATCCCTTACGTTCAGGCCCTTGGATTGAAATTGATGAGTTACAACGCGAGTTAGTGTTAGAAGCCAGTGCTGTATGGGTTGAGGGTAAACCGATTCTGTTTATTCAGCGTATGGGTGAGGATTATTATCAAGAAGTCGCACGCCTCCAGTTAATGCGTAATGGTTTATTAGTGCGCGAAGAGTTAGAGGCTGAAGTCCAACGCCGTACTTTGCAAATTAAGCAACGTGAAGAAGAAATTGCCTTAAAACTTGTGAGCCTAACCAGTTTCAGAGATGAAGAAACGGGGGCGCATGTACGCCGCATTGGGTTATATGCTGCCACGATGGCAAAAGCACTCAATTGGTCACAAGATAAGGTTGATGATATTCGTATTGCAGCACCTATGCATGATATAGGTAAAATTGGTGTGCCAGACCGCATTCTGCTTAAAGCCGGTAAGCTAACTGAGGCTGAGTTTAGCATTATGAAACGTCATACTGAAATTGGCGCTAAAATGTTGGAAAACTCACGTATTTCTTCACTAGATATGGCGGCGGATATAGCCCTTTGCCACCATGAGCGTTGGGATGGTTCGGGCTATCCTTTAGGTTTGTCAGGTCATGATATTCCAATAGCGGCGCGGATTACGACGATTGTGGATGTGTATGATGCGCTAGTGCATGAACGAGTCTATAAATTAGCACTGAGTGAAGAAGAAACTATAGCCTTAATGCTGGAGCAAAAAGGTAAGCATTTTGATCCAGAGTTGCTGGATTTATTTATGGAGTTATTGCCGGTGATGCGGCGTATTCGTTGCCAAGTGCAGGAAATTGACGATTTAATTGTGCGTGCAGAATAA
- a CDS encoding phosphoribosyltransferase, translating to MISKQYLGAQQLLEDSFELAVQVLNSGFRPTFMLAVWRGGVPMGIAVQEFLDFYGVHTDHIAIRTSSYSGIDKQAKQVQVFGLNYLVKNVQAHDNLLIVDDVFDTGRSIEAIIKELQRRTRLNAPEDIRIAVPYYKPSRNQIDREPDYYLYETEAWLKYPHSLEGLSVEEIRTHRPAIYEILKPHLPVS from the coding sequence ATGATTAGCAAGCAATACCTAGGCGCACAGCAATTACTCGAAGACTCGTTTGAGCTAGCCGTGCAAGTACTCAATAGCGGTTTTCGCCCCACCTTTATGCTCGCGGTATGGCGCGGCGGTGTGCCGATGGGGATTGCGGTGCAAGAGTTTTTAGATTTTTACGGGGTGCATACCGATCACATTGCAATTCGCACCTCATCCTATAGCGGCATTGATAAGCAAGCCAAACAGGTGCAAGTCTTTGGTCTCAATTATTTAGTCAAAAACGTACAAGCGCACGATAACCTATTGATTGTGGATGATGTATTTGATACCGGACGCTCGATTGAGGCGATTATTAAGGAATTACAGCGTCGTACCCGCCTCAATGCTCCCGAAGATATTCGTATAGCGGTTCCGTACTACAAACCTAGCCGTAATCAGATCGACCGCGAGCCGGATTATTATTTGTACGAAACCGAGGCATGGTTAAAGTATCCGCACTCGTTAGAAGGGTTGTCAGTCGAGGAAATACGCACTCATCGTCCGGCTATCTATGAAATTTTAAAGCCACACTTGCCTGTTTCATAA
- a CDS encoding Rab family GTPase yields MIQKKICLLGAFAVGKTSLIKRYVSSLYSDKYHTTVGVKIDKKQVWIGDQDITLMIWDVAGEDDYTTMKPTYIRGAAGCIIVIDTTRLNTLDTALMLYERVKEQAGDIPILFALNKCDLKDQWLLEEKHLKHLAAFQLPLIKTSAKEGMGVNAMFQVLAEQMVTR; encoded by the coding sequence ATGATACAAAAAAAGATCTGCCTATTGGGGGCATTTGCAGTTGGCAAAACCAGTTTGATTAAGCGCTATGTCAGTAGCCTATATAGCGACAAATACCATACCACGGTAGGGGTCAAAATCGATAAAAAACAGGTCTGGATAGGCGACCAAGACATCACGCTCATGATTTGGGATGTGGCGGGTGAGGATGATTATACCACCATGAAGCCTACCTATATTCGGGGGGCAGCAGGCTGCATTATTGTCATTGATACTACCAGACTCAATACTTTAGACACTGCTTTAATGCTATATGAGCGTGTTAAAGAACAGGCAGGCGATATACCCATTCTATTCGCATTGAATAAATGCGACCTCAAAGATCAATGGTTATTAGAAGAAAAGCACTTAAAGCATTTAGCAGCTTTCCAACTGCCGCTTATTAAAACGAGTGCGAAAGAGGGCATGGGGGTGAACGCAATGTTTCAGGTCTTAGCTGAACAAATGGTTACCAGGTAG
- a CDS encoding phosphatidylglycerophosphatase A, translating to MTAVSARTVFTSPIHFLAFGLGSGLAPKAPGTFGTLAAIPLYLVMAQWSLVTYLGVVLLALLVGIWICGESARRLGEHDYGGIVWDEFVGFWITMIAAPTTGWLWIIVGFIFFRAFDILKPWPIKLIDAKVQGGLGIMLDDVLAGIMAWICVQLSAYLFAVFWVFK from the coding sequence GTGACTGCTGTTTCTGCGCGTACTGTTTTCACCTCTCCCATTCATTTTCTAGCCTTTGGTTTAGGTAGTGGGCTTGCGCCCAAAGCCCCCGGAACGTTTGGTACATTAGCCGCTATTCCTTTGTATTTAGTGATGGCTCAATGGTCGCTAGTGACTTACTTAGGGGTAGTGCTACTAGCTTTGCTGGTGGGTATTTGGATTTGTGGTGAGTCAGCAAGACGCTTAGGCGAGCACGATTATGGCGGGATTGTGTGGGATGAGTTTGTTGGCTTTTGGATCACTATGATCGCAGCACCTACAACAGGTTGGTTATGGATTATAGTAGGATTTATTTTTTTTAGAGCGTTTGACATTCTCAAGCCTTGGCCTATTAAACTGATTGATGCAAAAGTGCAAGGTGGCTTGGGGATTATGCTGGATGATGTATTAGCCGGAATTATGGCTTGGATTTGTGTGCAATTATCGGCTTATTTATTCGCGGTTTTTTGGGTTTTTAAATAA
- the gltX gene encoding glutamate--tRNA ligase, with protein MKVRTRFAPSPTGLLHIGGARTALFSWLYARKTGGDFILRIEDTDLERSTQASIDAILEAMDWLDLDYDEGPFYQTQRFERYREVIQQLLDSGHAYKCYCSKEELDALREAQMARKEKPRYDGRWRDSTATPPEGVQPVIRFKNPLDGVVEVDDLVRGKITIANAELDDLIIARSDGVPTYNLCVVVDDIDMQVTHVIRGDDHINNTPRQINIMRALGATLPKFAHVPMILGNDGQRLSKRHGAVGVMQYRDDGYLPEALLNYLVRLGWSHGDQEVFSREELIQFFEIEDINRAPSNFSPDKLLWLNQHYIKTLPAERIAEELQWHLQQQGLDISKGPAITEVIEAQRERAKTLVELVAASRYFYEPISSYDEAGVKKQVSPDTPHYLQVVAEHLAQLTTWDANSIHQAIVQGCEQLQVKLGKVGPALRLATTGGTSSPSLEVTLKLLGQETTLKRISDFIEFVKNSSSSA; from the coding sequence ATGAAAGTTAGAACCCGCTTTGCGCCTAGTCCCACTGGTTTATTGCATATCGGCGGTGCGCGTACTGCGTTATTCTCGTGGCTGTATGCGCGTAAAACGGGCGGTGATTTTATTTTACGCATTGAGGATACTGACTTAGAGCGCTCTACTCAGGCGTCGATTGATGCCATTTTAGAGGCTATGGATTGGTTAGACCTTGATTATGATGAGGGTCCGTTTTATCAAACGCAACGTTTTGAGCGTTATCGTGAAGTCATTCAGCAATTACTCGATTCAGGTCATGCGTATAAATGCTATTGCTCCAAAGAAGAGCTAGATGCCCTACGTGAAGCACAAATGGCTCGTAAAGAAAAACCCCGCTATGACGGTCGTTGGCGTGATTCGACGGCGACACCACCAGAAGGTGTGCAGCCCGTGATTCGCTTTAAAAATCCCTTGGATGGAGTTGTAGAAGTTGATGACCTAGTTCGGGGCAAAATTACCATTGCTAATGCTGAACTAGACGACTTGATTATTGCTCGCTCCGATGGTGTGCCAACTTATAACTTGTGTGTGGTGGTAGATGATATTGATATGCAAGTGACCCATGTGATTCGGGGTGACGATCATATTAATAATACCCCACGTCAAATCAATATCATGCGAGCCTTAGGTGCGACTTTGCCTAAGTTTGCGCATGTGCCGATGATTTTGGGTAATGATGGACAACGCTTATCCAAGCGGCACGGTGCGGTAGGTGTCATGCAGTATCGTGATGATGGCTACTTACCAGAAGCACTGTTGAACTATTTAGTGCGTTTAGGCTGGTCACATGGCGATCAAGAAGTATTTTCACGCGAAGAGTTAATTCAATTCTTTGAAATCGAAGACATTAACCGTGCGCCCTCTAATTTTAGTCCTGATAAATTGCTGTGGTTAAATCAGCACTATATTAAAACGTTACCGGCTGAGCGTATTGCGGAGGAGTTGCAATGGCATCTACAACAACAAGGCTTGGATATTAGTAAAGGGCCAGCTATTACTGAAGTGATTGAGGCACAGCGGGAGCGAGCCAAAACATTAGTAGAGCTAGTGGCAGCCAGTCGTTATTTCTATGAGCCTATCTCTAGCTATGATGAGGCAGGTGTGAAAAAACAGGTATCACCGGATACTCCGCACTATTTGCAGGTAGTGGCTGAACATCTCGCTCAATTAACCACTTGGGATGCAAATTCGATTCATCAAGCTATTGTGCAAGGGTGTGAGCAGCTCCAAGTAAAGCTAGGTAAGGTAGGACCTGCTTTACGTTTAGCGACTACGGGCGGTACTTCATCTCCTTCTTTAGAGGTGACGCTTAAGTTATTAGGTCAGGAAACTACTTTGAAGCGCATCAGTGACTTTATTGAGTTTGTAAAAAATAGTTCATCTAGCGCTTGA
- a CDS encoding OmpA family protein has protein sequence MTTDSAERAYTKAALSAPTNLHADSQDLERLRLLLLGSDYIGLLALKNQLQDVNQYTARVASVLAEAIQLRSSSSDNALVQALTPSMDKAVENFIHNDPQRVANALYPVMGPAIRKSIHETLAQTLETFNQLLEQSLSPRSIRWRFDAWRTGRKYSEVVLMKTLVYQVEQVFLIHRETSLLLQHVVSKNAIVKDPDMVSSMLSAIQDFMADSFTDESSLNALRLGELSVLIEQGPYAAIAAVVRGTPPAELRSLLIQMVETIHQRYDGLLKNYSGDSEPFAPTQPLLQQCLQAQRQDKTDKTKQPWLAYGVLALVLAGIGYWAYNAHVERQHKLAQQQLWEQTLAQWDALPGIVILGAQLTEQGYQVKGLRDPLVPASALTLSDDIRQQFNPSFIWQPYITTEPSIALKRAQQLLSPPAGVELTIQGQTLYVRGNAEEAWVARLKQLWIYSLGLEQLDTSQLISLDSKAPLNHLINTIRSTSVLFEHGSAALSEKSMALIEILANNLKRLEQLALEQQLSVQVTLVGSTDSTGTEVFNRQLGLARAQALIDQLSKFGVSKTLLVAAIAAISSEAITSDEQRSVTFKVVLQSLEKH, from the coding sequence GTGACTACCGATAGTGCGGAACGAGCTTACACTAAAGCCGCCTTAAGTGCGCCTACTAACCTGCACGCAGATAGTCAGGATTTAGAGCGCTTAAGATTATTGCTGTTGGGTTCCGACTATATTGGGTTATTAGCCCTCAAAAATCAGCTTCAAGATGTTAATCAATACACGGCACGGGTCGCATCGGTACTGGCTGAGGCGATTCAATTGCGTTCCTCTAGTTCCGATAATGCATTAGTACAAGCGTTAACGCCGAGTATGGATAAAGCAGTAGAGAATTTTATCCATAATGATCCACAGCGAGTGGCAAATGCACTCTACCCAGTCATGGGACCTGCTATTCGTAAGTCCATTCATGAAACATTGGCGCAAACTTTAGAAACCTTTAATCAGCTCTTAGAGCAAAGTTTATCACCACGCTCGATTCGGTGGCGTTTTGATGCATGGCGCACAGGACGCAAATACTCCGAAGTCGTTTTAATGAAAACCTTGGTCTATCAAGTAGAACAGGTGTTCCTCATTCATCGTGAAACCAGCTTGTTGCTCCAGCACGTCGTCTCTAAAAATGCCATTGTTAAAGATCCCGATATGGTCAGTAGCATGCTCAGTGCGATTCAAGACTTTATGGCGGATTCTTTCACCGATGAGAGTTCGTTAAATGCACTACGTTTAGGTGAGTTAAGTGTTTTAATTGAGCAAGGACCTTATGCCGCCATTGCTGCGGTCGTGCGTGGTACGCCTCCGGCAGAATTGCGTTCTTTATTGATTCAAATGGTAGAGACTATTCATCAGCGTTATGATGGATTACTAAAAAATTATTCCGGTGATAGTGAGCCTTTTGCGCCTACTCAGCCTTTATTGCAGCAGTGTCTACAAGCGCAACGCCAAGATAAGACAGATAAAACCAAACAGCCTTGGCTAGCGTATGGTGTGCTGGCGTTAGTACTGGCGGGTATAGGCTATTGGGCTTATAACGCTCATGTAGAGCGCCAACATAAACTTGCTCAACAGCAGTTATGGGAGCAAACGCTAGCGCAATGGGATGCACTACCCGGAATAGTCATATTAGGAGCGCAATTAACCGAACAGGGTTATCAAGTAAAAGGTTTACGTGACCCTCTAGTCCCCGCTAGCGCTTTAACGCTGAGTGATGACATCCGTCAACAATTTAATCCTAGTTTTATATGGCAACCCTATATCACTACGGAGCCTAGTATTGCTTTAAAGCGTGCACAGCAGCTTTTAAGTCCACCGGCTGGGGTAGAGCTGACGATTCAAGGGCAGACCTTATATGTGAGGGGTAATGCAGAGGAGGCTTGGGTAGCACGTTTGAAGCAGTTATGGATTTATAGCTTAGGGTTAGAACAATTAGATACTAGCCAGTTGATTAGCCTAGATTCCAAAGCGCCTTTAAATCATTTAATTAATACGATTCGCAGTACGTCTGTTTTATTTGAGCACGGGAGTGCCGCATTATCAGAAAAGAGTATGGCGCTCATTGAAATATTAGCCAATAATCTAAAGCGCCTTGAACAATTAGCGCTAGAACAGCAACTCAGTGTACAAGTCACATTAGTAGGCAGTACCGATAGTACGGGCACAGAAGTATTTAATCGACAGCTAGGCTTAGCTCGCGCTCAAGCGCTAATCGATCAATTATCAAAATTTGGAGTATCTAAAACATTATTAGTAGCAGCCATTGCGGCTATTAGTAGTGAAGCCATTACGTCCGATGAGCAACGTAGTGTGACTTTTAAAGTTGTTTTGCAGTCATTAGAAAAGCACTAA
- a CDS encoding SDR family NAD(P)-dependent oxidoreductase, translated as MTRNVLVTGASSGIGYCVAQGLRELEGYQVYVTARKPEDIARLESEGFRVIPLDLADAKSVQDCAYELMMRTNNELYGLFHNGGFGQAGALEDISRPALEYQFAVNVFGWHQLTTLLLPLMRQRNEGRIIYNSSVLGFISLPFRGAYNASKHAVEGLADTLRLELFNTDIKVVLIEPGPITSLFRKNSLKMLRDNVDIDASVFRDQYRGAIARLAKEGPAAPFTLPPTAVLECVRDALQSPEPKVRYRVTKPTKFFAILKRVLPSRWMDKVLLRVSKEENQGAST; from the coding sequence ATGACGCGTAATGTATTGGTCACTGGGGCATCGAGTGGGATTGGGTATTGTGTTGCACAAGGTTTGCGCGAATTAGAGGGCTATCAAGTCTATGTAACCGCCCGTAAGCCAGAAGATATTGCACGCTTGGAGTCTGAAGGTTTTCGGGTAATACCACTCGATTTAGCGGATGCGAAAAGTGTTCAAGACTGTGCCTATGAGCTGATGATGCGTACTAATAATGAGCTGTATGGGCTATTTCATAATGGTGGTTTTGGGCAAGCAGGTGCTTTGGAAGATATTAGTCGCCCAGCATTAGAGTATCAATTTGCGGTCAATGTATTTGGCTGGCATCAATTGACTACTTTACTGCTACCGCTCATGCGTCAGCGCAATGAGGGGCGCATTATTTATAATAGTTCGGTTTTGGGCTTTATTAGCTTACCGTTTCGTGGTGCTTACAATGCCAGTAAGCATGCCGTAGAAGGCTTAGCCGATACGCTACGTTTGGAACTATTTAATACCGATATTAAGGTGGTTTTGATTGAGCCGGGACCGATTACCAGTTTATTTCGTAAAAATTCATTAAAAATGCTGCGTGACAATGTGGATATTGACGCTAGTGTGTTCCGTGACCAGTATCGAGGTGCGATTGCACGTTTAGCCAAAGAAGGGCCCGCCGCTCCGTTTACTTTGCCACCGACCGCAGTGCTGGAGTGTGTGCGGGATGCTTTGCAAAGCCCAGAGCCTAAAGTGCGCTATCGTGTGACTAAGCCAACAAAGTTCTTTGCTATCCTAAAACGTGTATTGCCCAGTCGTTGGATGGATAAAGTGCTATTGCGGGTATCCAAAGAGGAAAATCAAGGAGCCTCAACATGA
- a CDS encoding zinc ribbon domain-containing protein, with the protein MPIYAYQCQACGHQMEALQKISDAALTDCPHCHTANLQKQVTAAAFRLGGSGWYETDFKKDNKKNLATQEPAPAAPAAPACGAGGCGAAGCSNAA; encoded by the coding sequence ATGCCCATTTATGCTTATCAGTGCCAAGCCTGTGGTCACCAAATGGAAGCCTTACAAAAAATTAGTGACGCAGCACTGACCGACTGCCCCCACTGCCACACGGCTAATTTACAGAAACAAGTCACTGCCGCCGCCTTTCGTTTAGGGGGAAGTGGTTGGTATGAAACGGATTTCAAAAAAGATAATAAGAAGAACTTAGCTACTCAAGAGCCAGCTCCTGCCGCTCCCGCAGCCCCTGCCTGTGGAGCTGGTGGTTGTGGTGCTGCGGGCTGTAGTAATGCTGCTTAA